One Bartonella sp. TP genomic window carries:
- a CDS encoding heparan-alpha-glucosaminide N-acetyltransferase, with the protein MIRAKSTTNCHRLYWLDLIRAGLVLAMIGYHFYWDLVYFQIIHETAHQTYLSRVFAHTIAVGFLFVAGFSIVISSQKNNFVKKFLWRLGKILSAAFAISYMTYIIFPQDFIYFGILHEIAISSLLIACLLRANFVIDFLIAAAIIILSYRLQDTNPANNVLPYLGLAKNVKSSVDFVPIFPWSAFAVLGSAVAKLYLKNNLTSTNNPKKRYLGKKIILILSEYSLLIYLVHQPILFGALYFNKNMIYMQNKIDFIQNCITKCSENNNQKICPTYCKCMQNKLKTTQALSPIEQAVKLCKSKFNQ; encoded by the coding sequence ATGATAAGAGCTAAATCAACTACCAACTGCCATCGCCTATATTGGTTAGATCTTATTCGTGCTGGCCTTGTTTTAGCCATGATTGGCTATCATTTTTATTGGGATCTAGTTTATTTTCAGATAATACATGAAACTGCGCATCAAACATACTTAAGTCGCGTATTTGCGCATACTATTGCAGTAGGTTTTCTATTTGTTGCTGGATTTAGCATTGTTATCTCATCGCAAAAAAATAACTTCGTTAAAAAATTTTTATGGCGATTGGGAAAAATTTTATCTGCAGCATTTGCCATAAGTTACATGACTTATATAATTTTTCCACAAGATTTTATTTATTTTGGCATATTACATGAAATCGCTATATCTTCATTACTCATAGCCTGCCTATTGCGAGCCAATTTTGTAATAGATTTTTTGATAGCTGCAGCAATTATTATCCTCAGCTATAGGCTGCAAGATACGAATCCAGCTAATAACGTCTTACCCTATTTAGGACTCGCGAAAAATGTAAAATCTTCGGTAGATTTTGTTCCAATTTTTCCCTGGTCAGCTTTTGCTGTACTAGGTAGTGCAGTGGCTAAGCTATATTTGAAAAACAATCTAACCAGCACCAATAACCCAAAAAAACGCTATCTTGGAAAAAAAATAATACTAATATTAAGTGAGTACAGCCTACTTATCTATCTTGTGCATCAACCAATATTATTCGGTGCCTTATATTTCAATAAAAATATGATTTACATGCAGAACAAAATCGATTTTATACAAAACTGCATAACGAAATGCAGCGAAAATAATAACCAAAAAATATGTCCAACCTACTGTAAATGCATGCAAAATAAATTAAAAACCACGCAAGCTCTATCTCCGATAGAACAAGCTGTAAAATTATGCAAAAGTAAGTTTAATCAATAA
- a CDS encoding L-serine ammonia-lyase: MFLSVFDLFKIGIGPSSSHTMGPMVASNMFLDKLKAYALETNTIIVSVKVSLHGSLAFTGKGHATDVAVILGLCGEHPATIDLDASADQLKRVYIQKIIEPDGYKAYRFDPTKDLMFDYKNELPGHPNGLRFEGLTAEDETVITQVYYSVGGGFVVTEEELLETENIDSSADMAESLKVPYPFATAAEMLEMANSSGLTIAEMKRLNEQCFMPDTDLDDRLDKIWKTMDDCIERGLKMDGVLEGGLNLKRRAKVLKSHLDNRSKKKQGPFNASDYLSLFAIAVNEENAAGGRIVTAPTNGAAGVIPAVIKYYIKFYAPTKIESIREFLLTAAAIGGLLKHNASISGAEVGCQGEVGSAAAMAAAGLACVLGGTPQQIENAAEIALEHHLGLTCDPVGGLVQVPCIERNAIGAVKAVAATSLALLGNGDHFVSLDACIATMKQTGMDMSTKYKETSQGGLAVNVINC; encoded by the coding sequence ATGTTCTTATCCGTTTTTGATCTTTTTAAGATAGGCATAGGCCCGTCTAGCTCTCATACTATGGGCCCTATGGTTGCATCTAATATGTTTTTGGATAAACTTAAAGCTTATGCTTTAGAAACAAATACTATTATTGTATCTGTGAAGGTTTCCTTACATGGTTCCTTAGCTTTTACTGGTAAGGGCCATGCTACAGACGTTGCTGTTATTTTGGGCTTATGCGGTGAACATCCCGCAACTATAGATTTGGATGCAAGCGCTGATCAATTGAAGAGAGTATACATTCAAAAAATTATTGAGCCAGACGGTTATAAAGCTTATAGATTTGATCCGACAAAAGATTTAATGTTTGATTACAAAAATGAATTACCAGGACATCCAAATGGGCTTCGCTTTGAAGGACTTACTGCTGAAGATGAAACAGTAATAACGCAGGTCTATTATTCCGTAGGCGGTGGATTTGTAGTTACAGAGGAAGAACTTTTAGAAACTGAAAATATAGACTCCAGTGCTGATATGGCAGAATCATTAAAGGTGCCTTATCCATTTGCTACAGCTGCGGAAATGCTAGAAATGGCTAATAGCAGTGGTTTAACAATTGCAGAAATGAAGCGTCTTAATGAACAGTGCTTTATGCCCGATACTGATTTAGATGATCGTTTAGATAAGATTTGGAAAACTATGGATGACTGTATTGAACGCGGCTTAAAGATGGACGGCGTATTGGAGGGCGGGTTGAACCTTAAGCGTAGAGCAAAAGTTTTAAAATCTCATCTCGATAATCGTTCAAAGAAAAAGCAAGGACCATTTAATGCCAGTGATTATTTATCGCTTTTTGCTATCGCAGTAAATGAAGAAAATGCAGCGGGAGGGCGCATAGTTACTGCCCCTACCAATGGTGCTGCTGGTGTAATTCCAGCTGTTATAAAATATTATATAAAATTTTATGCGCCTACTAAGATAGAATCTATACGAGAGTTTTTGTTGACTGCCGCTGCTATAGGCGGGTTGTTAAAACACAACGCTTCTATCTCTGGAGCTGAGGTTGGATGCCAAGGAGAAGTTGGCTCCGCTGCTGCTATGGCTGCTGCTGGGCTGGCTTGTGTACTAGGCGGTACTCCGCAGCAAATAGAAAACGCCGCAGAAATTGCTTTAGAGCACCATTTGGGCCTTACTTGTGATCCTGTAGGTGGATTAGTTCAGGTTCCATGCATTGAGCGCAACGCTATAGGTGCTGTTAAGGCTGTTGCGGCAACCTCGTTGGCTTTATTAGGAAATGGCGATCATTTTGTATCTTTAGATGCCTGCATTGCTACCATGAAGCAAACGGGCATGGATATGTCTACCAAATACAAAGAGACTAGCCAGGGCGGGTTGGCTGTTAATGTTATTAATTGTTAG